A single genomic interval of Mauremys reevesii isolate NIE-2019 linkage group 24, ASM1616193v1, whole genome shotgun sequence harbors:
- the LOC120390497 gene encoding immunoglobulin kappa light chain-like yields MPMLGAGPSPTGQEVPLQLVRVQGYLHQFQPFLFVNINDTAKIQCSSKKQFVAGGLTAQWYRRREGEAPMLIKRCSDHQNVNKVACISEGDNLTLAIYNAQRSDSGVYYCTDSYIIFLTFGNGSTLIVGDSYTTSSWVLPLAPSPHGLLSSGTADLACVVHGVSNPVQISWSISGDLQEQGLMHSLKVKNGSLVFINHISVPVATWTSGKNFTCDVKFNSSGTSVKKIARYVEASSTAHPSGCVPQTARYAVAIFLVVLMVSLSLAWSHCCSNPGSNRLCPTGV; encoded by the exons ATGCCGATGCTGGGAGCTGgacccagccccacagggcaggaggtgccaCTGCAGT TGGTACGAGTGCAGGGGTATCTGCACCAATTTCAGCCGTTCCTGTTTGTGAACATTAATGATACAGCAAAGATCCAGTGCTCTTCCAAAAAACAATTTGTAGCAGGAGGTCTGACAGCTCAGTGGTACAGGAGACGGGAAGGTGAGGCCCCCATGTTAATTAAGAGATGCTCAGATCATCAAAACGTAAATAAAGTTGCTTGCATATCGGAAGGAGACAACTTGACACTGGCAATCTACAATGCCCAGCGGAGTGACTCGGGGGTTTATTACTGTACCGATTCGTACATCATCTTCTTGACTTTTGGCAACGGATCCACCCTGATTGTTGGAG ACAGTTACACCACCAGCAGTTGGGTGCTGCCTCTGGCTCCATCTCCCCACGGCCTCCTCTCCTCCGGGACAGCTGATCTGGCTTGTGTGGTCCATGGAGTTTCCAACCCAGTCCAAATTTCCTGGAGTATTTCTGGGGATCTGCAGGAACAGGGGCTGATGCATTCGCTGAAAGTTAAGAATGGCTCCTTGGTGTTCATAAATCACATCAGCGTCCCCGTGGCCACCTGGACCAGTGGGAAGAATTTCACCTGTGATGTTAAATTCAACTCTTCTGGCACCAGTGTTAAGAAAATTGCCAGGTATGTTGAAG CTTCCTCCACAGCCCATCCCAGCGGGTGTGTGCCGCAGACGGCGCGCTATGCAGTGGCCATTTTCCTGGTGGTGTTGATGGTGTCCCTGAGCCTGGCCTGGAGTCACTGCTGTTCTAATCCAG GGTCAAACCGCTTATGCCCAACTGGAGTTTGA
- the LOC120390451 gene encoding immunoglobulin kappa light chain-like: MKMIFAEYLVLSSLVLGVQLFLYQTQRIQFVEVSDTAKIHCSAKEKLEGSRMFWYLRREGEKPTCIKRCSDDQNVSKFTCKHKTHSSTLEISNVQKTDSGIYYCAYIDSSYLLFGNGSALIVGDSYTSSSWVMLLVPFPHDSQVTETANLACVIHGVSGPVHVSWSVSGELQEQGLMRSLKAKDGSLTLINHISVPMDTWTSRKNFTCEVKFNSSGTSVKKSTRYPAAHPSGCVPQTVHYAVAIFLVVLMVSLSLAWSHCCSNPVNQHTTVHPRVKPLMPNWSLIQGITTRAGSSDQ; encoded by the exons atgaaaatgaTCTTTGCCGAGTATCTGGTTTTATCTTCCTTAG TGCTAGGAGTGCAGTTATTTCTGTACCAGACTCAGCGGATCCAGTTTGTTGAAGTTAGTGACACTGCAAAGATCCACTGTTCTGCCAAAGAAAAACTGGAAGGAAGTAGAATGTTTTGGTATTTGAGAAGAGAAGGTGAGAAACCCACCTGCATTAAGCGCTGTTCGGATGATCAAAATGTAAGTAAATTTACTTGCAAACACAAGACACACAGCTCGACTCTGGAAATCAGCAATGTCCAAAAGACTGACTCTGGCATTTACTACTGTGCATATATAGACAGCAGCTACCTGCTTTTTGGGAATGGATCCGCACTGATTGTTGGAG ACAGTTATACCAGCAGCAGCTGGGTGATGCTTCTGGTCCCATTTCCACATGACAGTCAAGTCACTGAGACAGCGAATCTGGCCTGTGTGATCCATGGAGTGTCCGGCCCAGTCCATGTTTCCTGGAGTGTTTCTGGGGAGCTGCAGGAACAGGGGCTGATGCGCTCATTGAAAGCAAAGGATGGATCTTTAACGCTCATAAATCACATCAGCGTCCCCATGGACACCTGGACCAGTAGGAAGAATTTCACCTGTGAAGTCAAATTCAACTCTTCTGGCACCAGTGTGAAGAAAAGTACCAGGTATCCTGCAG CCCATCCCAGCGGGTGTGTGCCGCAGACGGTGCACTATGCAGTGGCCATTTTCCTGGTGGTGTTGATGGTGTCCCTGAGCCTGGCCTGGAGTCACTGCTGTTCTAATCCAGTTAATCAACACACTACAGTCCATCCCAG GGTCAAACCGCTTATGCCCAACTGGAGTTTGATTCAAGGAATCACAACCAGAGCAGGGAGCAGCGACCAGTGA
- the LOC120390453 gene encoding immunoglobulin kappa light chain-like has translation MIFAEYLILSSLVLGVQLFLYQTQRILFVEVNGTAKIHCSAKENLEGGSRMFWYLRREGEKPTYIKRCSDDQNVSKFVCKHETQSSTLEISNVQKTDSGIYYCAYKYSSYLLFGNGSTLLVGDSYTNSSWVMLLVPFLHGSQVTGTVNLSCVTHGVSSPVHVSWSVSGELQEQGLTHSLKAKDGSLMLINHISVPMDTWTSGKNFTCEVKFNSSGTSVKKSTRYPAAPASECSHYILPLAAGAGLLLLVVSLSLIWTLCSCTLGFQPRISAPAASEENQDGILYTHLDFDSRNRNGRTMQRPARGKRAKP, from the exons atgatCTTTGCCGAGTATCTGATTTTATCGTCTTTAG TGCTAGGAGTGCAGTTATTTCTGTACCAGACTCAGCGGATCCTGTTTGTTGAAGTTAATGGCACCGCAAAGATCCACTGTTCTGCCAAAGAAAACCTGGAAGGAGGAAGTAGAATGTTTTGGTATTTGAGAAGAGAAGGTGAGAAACCCACCTACATTAAGCGCTGTTCGGATGATCAAAATGTAAGTAAATTTGTTTGCAAACACGAGACACAGAGCTCGACCCTGGAAATTAGCAACGTCCAAAAGACTGACTCTGGCATTTACTACTGTGCATATAAATATAGCAGCTACCTGCTTTTTGGGAATGGATCCACACTGCTTGTTGGAG ACAGTTATACCAACAGCAGCTGGGTGATGCTTCTGGTCCCATTTCTACATGGCAGTCAAGTCACTGGGACAGTGAATCTGTCCTGTGTGACCCATGGAGTGTCCAGCCCAGTCCACGTTTCCTGGAGTGTTTCTGGGGAGCTGCAGGAACAGGGGCTGACGCACTCATTGAAAGCAAAGGATGGATCTTTAATGCTCATAAATCACATCAGCGTCCCCATGGACACCTGGACCAGTGGGAAGAATTTCACCTGTGAAGTCAAATTCAACTCTTCTGGCACCAGTGTGAAAAAAAGTACCAGGTATCCTGCAG cccctgccagcgaGTGCTCACATTACATCCTGCCCCTtgcggctggagctgggctgctgctgctggtggtgtctCTGAGCCTCATCTGGACCCTCTGCTCTTGCACGCTAG GATTCCAGCCCAGGATCTCAGCACCCGCAGCCTCAGAGGAGAACCAG GATGGAATCTTATACACTCATCTGGATTTCGATTCGCGGAATCGCAACGGGCGCACGATGCAGCGACCGGCCAGAGGGAAACGTGCAAAACCCTGA